Part of the Triticum urartu cultivar G1812 chromosome 2, Tu2.1, whole genome shotgun sequence genome, CCACCTTGCCAGGTTTGAAGGAGCTGGCGTCATCGGGCACCAGGGCCCTTTGTTTCCACCCATCACCCATGGAAAAATCTGCCACTCCATGGTGTGCGACGAGAACACGGCGACGCGCGACGCAGACCACGCGCTGCAGCCCCTGTTCCTCCTGGTGGGAGAGCGTGTGGAGCTCAAGGTAGCTGCCGTCCGGCAGGATCTGGGTGTCGGGGAAGAGGGCCAGGGCTTGCGTGAGTGGGCTGTAGCTGGCTCGCTGCTTCCGGTGGGCGATGTGGATCTCGCCGTTCAAGCTGTAGTCCAACTCCGTGGTCGGCGGGAGGGCAGCGCATGCTGCGGGTCTGGAGGAAATCGGCGTCGCGGAAGGCGCCGGCGAGGCCCGGGTCGGAGGGGCGCCAGGGGGATGGGTAGACCGGGACCGCGTCCATCTCGCGCTCGACGAAGAACGCGAGGAGGGGCGGCGCGCGGAGCGAGCGGAAGCGGCGGCGGAAGGCGGGGGACGAGCGGACGGCGCGGAGGAAGGCGTGGCAGGTGAAGGCGGCGCGGTCGAGGTTCGGGAGGTCGGGGAGGCGGGCGAGGATCTCGCGGAGTAGGTCTTCGCCGAGGGCGCATATGGTGGTTCGAGTGGGTGGCGGCCGTctcgccggcggcggcgatggtgggGAGGACATGGCGATTCGGATGGGAGCTCTCAGAAATGGCGATTTTTTCCTAGACGAGAAACGGCGAcctttttttttgaggaacagAAATGGCGACCTTAGGGTTGGGAAGAGCACAATAACTGTGGGCCGGCCCAATTGCCAAAAACTTTCCAGAAAATTCGAGAAAACAACTTAGCTTTGTCCTAATGATTTTCCCTGCAAAAATATGTTGAGTAGAAATTATTCGCATGGTTCCTATTTTTTTCTTATCCTTTATTTACACACTTTTCTAATTGCTTTGCTAGAAATATTTTACATGTGTTCTAGCATTCTATATTTCCATTTTCAATTATTTTATTATACTAATTATTTTTTCTCCAACGAATTTGCTTTTCTTATATTTATGTTTGCAAGAACATTAGCTGTTCCACAGATTTTCTTTTCCCGCCAAGGTTATCTACTTTACAAGTTTGTATATTTGTTTATGACAACAAAATTTGTTCCGCACACTTCCATATGTTCTCAGCAGCCATCCTCTTTTGTTCCTTAGATACTTGTTTGTAGAAATAAAGCACATCTtcccgcaaaaaaagaaaaagaaatgaaGCACATCAGGATTTTTGTTCTTGTATTAGTCGTTTTTATTTTTCATGGATAATTGTTGAAACAACAAAATTTTATTCATTTGTTCAGTGTGGCCGTATTTTTGGTTCATTGTTTGTAAAAGAATCCACGCGATAATTTCATATATGAAAACTTAGTACGGATCTAGAAAATAGTTTGTCTTGGGATGAAATTTAGACTTGTTTTTAGTTGGGGGTGACAATTGGACTTGAGAGAAAGAGCTACAGGTATGAAATTGACATTTTCCAGTTGATCATATGTCCATGAAAGAGTGACATTCCAGCACACACAACTAGGCCTCTAACCCATATTTTTCAGAAGACTATGATGTCGAGCTCATGTGACAGACTCATGTAGATGTTAGAATTCTAGAGTTGCCATGGTGGAAATAAAACACCATAAAGTTCGACACCCATAGATGGTCGAAAGCTTTTTTTTTCTCAAAGACAGAAAATCATTCATTCCAACCTCTGCAAAGTTACCATCACAACCCGCATCATGCGTCAAAGTGCAGCAAAGAGGAAAAAAAAACTACAGGACTTATGTGAGAAAAGGTTGTAATGCTCGCCATCCTTTGGTTAGAGAAGACCAGTTCAATCACAATAATTCAAAACGGTGCCTAGGCCCATCTACACCCGACGAACAGTAAATAAAAAAAGTaaacaaaatttaaaaaaaactgaaatttttAGTCATCCAAGATGCTCGTGTGCGTGCAAATTTTTGTGGTATGCGACAAGCTTATCCATTACTATATCTATGTATTGTAGATCATATTGGGAAAATCCTGCATGACTCGTTGTGCACATGAATGCTTGTTCTTCTGCAGAATTTATTAGTTAAATACTTGGTGATGTCCAGTGTGTACTGAAAATACCTCCATGTAGTGAAACAGGTTGAGATTGTTACAATGCTTTGGACAGAGATCATCTCAAGTATTTTAAGCTGCATATCGTTCGATACTCGGACTCCAACTTTTGTCCTGCAAATTATGTCAAGAAGAATACGACAATGAAGAGACGTTTAGTAAAATATTTATTCTGTTGATCTCCTGATACCCTTAAATACCTTATCTTAGCCCTTCTATTTGTGGTCTGCTGCTTTATGAAACAATTCATTACCTGTGATTAGACTTTGGCTAATGGTCTTAGCGCGAACTGGTTATATACCAAGTAAAAAGGTAAGCTCAAAGGAAAGTAAAAATATGAACCCAGAGTTTGAATCCAGGcttttgcaatagaaccatgaaCTGCCAGCTGACAACACTATTGTTTCGGTATATTGTTAGTTACTCGTGTAAGGGAGACCTTTTATGCTGCATAATTACCCGTGTTTTAGAGGGCACTCTCTGCTTTTTGTCGTTTTACTTTCTGAAATTGAACAGAAATATATATAAGCACGTTCTGTAGACCGAGTAGGAAGCTTGCATGGGTTTGTATAACAATTCTGAGCCCTTCAAATCAAATGGTTCATCCACTGAAGCACTCTATTTTGTCTATAGTTTTGTACAAGTTTGGAGTGCTGTGTGCACTGCCCGTAGCGTGCCATAACAACCGCTTGCACAGCAGGGGTTTCGCGCAGCACAGGTAATCTTCCTCTCCCTCTAGAACTCAATGTATCTCTTAGGTGCAAGAGTTTGCATATGTTGGACTTGATTTGAGTAGGCTGCATCAGAAGCAAGAGTCGAGGGAAAAAAAACTCACAAAAGGTTATGGATAGTTTAGAAGCAAGTTATTGTGCCTCTACAGCTCCAACTTACTCAAAAGCAGAAACTAGGCATTTCGGCATAATTAAACCACACGAGTAATCAATTACATAGCTTCAGCAACAGAATATTACTGCGACAAAGTTCCTCAACCCTGTGTTGACTGAATGACACGCAGGCGTGGAAGTTACAGCTAGGCGTTACATTACATGGATGACAGATTGACAACCAAAGATAAATCTGCATCCTTGCAATGAGCATATGATCAGCTCACTTCTTTGGCATTTGTGGCCATCTCGCGTGTAGTTTCGGTCCTGGTCTCCATTTGCATTGTCCGCTCAATGCTATCAGTACCAACTGCATCTTCAGTGCTACTTGTTTGATCACTTACCTTGCAAGACTCACTTATGCTTTCAGAGGAGCTCAGCTGCTCTGCCTCTTTGGTGGAGGTAGAGAAGATGCTTCCCTCGTCTTCATCGCCTCCTTTGCTCACATCCTGCCATTCTAGCCTCCTCAAGAAACCTTCTTCGATCTCGCTAAGCGATGGATATTTATCCTCGTCGTTGTCGATGGTGCAAGGCAAACGAAACTCAAATGAGGTGTGCCTCCTGGACGAACCAATTAGCTGTTCGCTGTCCATTATCAGGTTGTTGGCCTTGTCAAAACTCTTTGAGCTTTCACTACTGTCATCACCATATTTCTCAGTCCCACTGTCATTGCCATCACCTTGATTGTGCTCACGATCCACCTCATCAAGTCCATCGGATAAAGTTGGCGATGACGAAAATGTCGAATATGATCCTTCATCCTCCTCGCGTTCTCTGAGTGTTTTGAGAACCAATGTCTTGAGCAAGTTCATGACTTGCACAGCATGCATCAGAGCAGTAAGAGGATCTGACATCTGATTGCAAGAGAATCATTCGCCAATGTTAGCAACTGTGTCAAAAAGAAATGTTTCAAGTAAGGGAAATGTGGCAAGCAAATCAGTACCTGTGTCATATTGGGTGCGAAAACCATTGCGATATTTCGTGCATTCATCTTGTTTGACCCCTCTTCTTCGACAACATCAGCCATGAGCTCTACAACCCAGCTGAGAAGTGCAGCATATGTTACAGGAATATGCCTCACCAGCTCCACACATTGTTCCTCGGTGTTGCAGTTCAGGACTTGCTCTGGTGAGAGGCTATCAAGCACACCTTCGGGTAGTTCCCTGAACCAGGCCTGCATCGAATTGAACAACATAATTAACCCCTATGCTTTCACCATGCAGGAGTACCAAATGTGTGAAAATCCAAAACACATAAAAATTGAAGAAAAAATAAATAAGCTAAAGGTGTCAGGAAATCGACATTAATTATTTCATCAGTATCATAGTAGCATTTTTTCTGTCAGAAGAAAGCTAGTTAATTAGGAGTACACCAGTACACTCTTGGGCAAAAAGATAGATACCAATATCTCTGCCCATGGAAGATGTTCACTAAGAAAAAATTTTACACTCTTATCTCATCAGTATCAGTGTCCGTCAGAAAGGTAGTTAATTAGGAGAACAACAGTACACTCTTGGGCATAAAATACGGACCAATGGCTCTACCCATGGAAAATGTTCACTAAGGTAAAACTTGTAATCTACCACATCTTACTAGACATTTCTCTGCACTTGTAATCTCACAAACCTATTTATCGGACGCGTTTGCACAAATGAATCCCAGAGAGACTAAAAACAGTGAGCTCCAGAAGCTCCTAGTACCTTAATCAAGCTAGCGAGGCAGTGGACGTCGATGTCGTCAGGAACGACACCCCTGTTCAGCTGCTCCCTGACATGCTCCTCCTGGCTGTTCTCCGGAGTGATGCGGAAGATCCCTTCTGCCTGCATGCATATCATCGATTCCATCCACACAGATTAGTCAGTTAACAAATTGGACTTTAGCAACGAACACACTCAGCTATTTGAGGAGCAAAGAGGAGCAGAGTAATGTGCTTGTGCAGTTGTGCTACCTTGAGGCCATCCTGAGAGTAGAGCCGCTCCTGCATGAGCAGGAGGATCTTGGGGACGGAGTTGCCCCTGTCGTCGTACCCGCACTGCATCGACTCCGGCGACACCCCGAAGACGCTCGCGCTGCAGGCCGGAAAGAAAACACATTTGAAATTCGAACCGAATCCTCATCCTCGCGGGAGATTGGTttgaggagaagaagaggaggaagctACCTGGCGCTGGGCGCTGGGCAGGGGATCTGGAGCTCGAACTCGACGGGGAGGCCGAGGAAGCCCTGGAGGCGGTCGAAGGTGACGTGCGCGACGTGGCGGACGTCGGTGGGCCAGCCGATGTCCATCCCCCAGCCCGCAccggccgcgccgcccgccggGTCGTCCGCGTCCGCCATCTGGCACGGCAGCGCCACCGACTTGCGCAGCGCGGCGAGCAGCAGCTCCAGCACCTGCCCCTGCTGGCCCTGCCGCTCCTGGTGGTCCGCCTTCCGCTCCCCCACGGCCCCGCAGCCGTCGCCGGAGCGGGAGATGAGCACCACCTCGCCCATCGcggcctccccctcctcctcctagcCGCTGCGCTGGTGTGTGGGCGGCGGCGGTGCCTGCTGGCTCTCGGGCTGAGCTGAGCTCGAGGGCAGTGAGTGGGTGGGTGAGTGTGGGGGGAGGAAGAGCAGCGATGGTCCGATTTTGAATGGAGCGGTGGCCTGGGGAGCATGGAGGGGGCCGCTTTTTTTGTTTGGCTTCGGTTGTCCTCCCCGCGATCTCGATTTCGAATTGGGGGACGGGGGAGGGAGACGCACGTGGGGCCGGGAGACCAGACATGGGGGCCCCACCTCCAACGGCTGCCAAATTCAAATGCTAGGTGCTCCAACGACATGGCTGATCGATTCGTTCGTGTGGAAAATTAGTCGGGCTAGACTAAAGCATATCCAATAGCTGCACTGTAATAGGAGGGCATAACTGTTCTTCTGGTATTTTAGAACAAAAAAAAATGCTGCTTATGTAAATTTTGCTCCAGATTTTTTTGGGCGCCCAAAAGACAGCATAAGTG contains:
- the LOC125540803 gene encoding rho GTPase-activating protein 5-like, producing MGEVVLISRSGDGCGAVGERKADHQERQGQQGQVLELLLAALRKSVALPCQMADADDPAGGAAGAGWGMDIGWPTDVRHVAHVTFDRLQGFLGLPVEFELQIPCPAPSASASVFGVSPESMQCGYDDRGNSVPKILLLMQERLYSQDGLKAEGIFRITPENSQEEHVREQLNRGVVPDDIDVHCLASLIKAWFRELPEGVLDSLSPEQVLNCNTEEQCVELVRHIPVTYAALLSWVVELMADVVEEEGSNKMNARNIAMVFAPNMTQMSDPLTALMHAVQVMNLLKTLVLKTLREREEDEGSYSTFSSSPTLSDGLDEVDREHNQGDGNDSGTEKYGDDSSESSKSFDKANNLIMDSEQLIGSSRRHTSFEFRLPCTIDNDEDKYPSLSEIEEGFLRRLEWQDVSKGGDEDEGSIFSTSTKEAEQLSSSESISESCKVSDQTSSTEDAVGTDSIERTMQMETRTETTREMATNAKEVS